A single Bremerella cremea DNA region contains:
- a CDS encoding mechanosensitive ion channel family protein, producing the protein MARNILRILLCGLLLCQLAAVVSAQALSEVTGGATAEKPAAPPPIDPKLLLRQGSPRATVQTFLDSCQKSDFDTAIECMDFSERPEAQKASQRDLAYELYQLLSTLWSIHPEEVPDKTDQIEVTVFGNGKTGRYVPPDDLEDAQKITLTKGSDGLWRFSAKTIDAINKLVTKYAKQISSREKLEEETGRGDSMPKPTFALWLESQVPPYYRKTQFLLPTYQWICLLLLIFTGYVVDVFFKWLLHLIYVVRFSRSASDEELSEAFKKAWQPIGLTAMALAWYGGLYLFRLPDLFRAILFYGVQSFGVVTAIWTFFRLSDLIVIHLVNAAARRGKKYDDLLLPLLSKSLKTFAVCIGVLMLADSFNLPIVGLLGSLGIGGIAIALAAKDTLSNIFGSLTVMIDRPFEIGDWILTEGVEGTVEKMGLRSTKIRTFNNSLLTVPNSLLITAKVDNMGRRQFRRVNTVVGVQYDTTPEQIDAFCEGIRELIRRQPYTRKDYYQVYLNEFNSSSLDILVNLYFDCNDWSVELRERHRLFVDIVRLAKRLGVQFAFPTQTIHLYQEEAAPFPGADELPEESGRRAAAEIAGPLPMPNERRGLVDFPGPHSYEDIDTRRRKK; encoded by the coding sequence ATGGCCAGAAATATTCTTCGGATCTTGCTTTGCGGTTTACTGCTGTGCCAGCTAGCAGCTGTCGTCTCGGCTCAAGCTTTGTCTGAAGTAACCGGTGGAGCGACCGCCGAGAAACCGGCCGCACCACCACCAATCGACCCGAAGTTGCTTTTGCGGCAAGGCAGCCCTCGGGCGACGGTACAGACATTTCTAGATTCCTGCCAGAAAAGTGATTTCGATACGGCAATCGAGTGCATGGACTTCAGCGAGCGTCCTGAGGCTCAGAAGGCTTCGCAACGTGACTTGGCGTACGAACTCTACCAGTTGCTTTCGACCTTATGGAGCATCCATCCAGAAGAGGTACCGGATAAGACCGACCAGATTGAGGTTACGGTCTTCGGAAATGGTAAGACGGGCCGCTATGTTCCTCCGGACGACCTTGAAGATGCCCAAAAAATTACCCTTACTAAGGGAAGCGATGGTTTGTGGCGTTTTAGCGCGAAGACAATCGATGCAATCAATAAGCTGGTCACGAAATACGCTAAGCAAATTTCCAGTCGTGAGAAACTGGAAGAAGAAACCGGAAGAGGTGATTCCATGCCGAAGCCAACTTTTGCGCTTTGGTTGGAATCGCAAGTACCCCCTTACTATCGCAAAACGCAATTTCTATTGCCTACGTACCAATGGATTTGCTTATTGCTGCTGATCTTCACCGGTTACGTTGTCGACGTATTCTTCAAATGGCTACTGCATTTGATTTATGTGGTCCGTTTCTCTCGTTCCGCCTCCGATGAAGAACTGAGCGAAGCGTTTAAAAAAGCCTGGCAGCCGATCGGGCTGACGGCGATGGCGTTGGCTTGGTATGGCGGATTGTACCTGTTTCGCTTGCCCGACTTATTTCGAGCAATATTGTTTTATGGGGTGCAGTCCTTTGGGGTTGTCACGGCGATCTGGACATTCTTTCGTCTCAGCGATTTAATCGTCATCCACCTGGTCAACGCGGCTGCTCGTCGAGGAAAGAAATACGACGACCTGCTTTTGCCACTGCTAAGCAAATCGTTAAAGACGTTTGCGGTTTGTATCGGCGTGTTGATGCTAGCCGATTCGTTTAACTTGCCGATTGTCGGTCTGCTGGGCTCGTTGGGTATCGGTGGTATCGCGATTGCTTTGGCGGCGAAAGACACGCTAAGTAATATCTTCGGTTCGTTGACCGTAATGATCGATCGTCCTTTCGAGATTGGCGATTGGATTTTGACCGAAGGGGTGGAAGGCACCGTCGAGAAAATGGGCCTGCGAAGCACCAAGATTCGCACGTTCAACAACAGCTTGCTGACGGTGCCCAACAGTTTGTTGATTACGGCGAAAGTCGACAACATGGGGCGCCGCCAGTTTCGTCGTGTGAATACAGTCGTTGGGGTGCAGTACGATACCACACCAGAACAGATCGACGCGTTTTGTGAAGGCATTCGCGAACTTATTCGCCGGCAGCCGTACACCCGCAAAGACTACTATCAGGTCTATCTAAACGAGTTCAACAGCAGCTCGCTCGATATCTTGGTCAACCTTTACTTTGACTGCAACGACTGGAGCGTGGAACTACGCGAACGTCATCGCTTGTTTGTCGATATCGTACGATTGGCCAAGCGGTTGGGAGTTCAATTCGCTTTCCCGACGCAGACCATTCATCTGTATCAAGAGGAAGCAGCACCCTTCCCTGGGGCGGACGAACTACCCGAAGAATCTGGCCGCCGGGCCGCTGCCGAAATTGCCGGACCGCTACCCATGCCCAACGAACGACGCGGCCTGGTCGACTTCCCTGGTCCGCATTCTTACGAAGACATCGACACGCGGCGACGCAAGAAGTAA
- a CDS encoding M20/M25/M40 family metallo-hydrolase, which yields MLSPTQQKRALELVQTLMAIPGKSGEEAEVAVFVREQLLSSGVPASAMQHDTAHTRCPVPDSTTGNLIVHLPGNRNAPRRMLMAHMDTVPICVGSRPTRTEDYLVPQDKHTGLGADDRAGVATVLFAATELLQQNLPHGPLTLLFTVQEEIGLQGARHLEIAQLGEPELAFNWDGSDPVKLTVGAIGGYRMTIDIHGKASHAGVAPQKGISAVTIAGVAIAKLHQAGLLGKIDLGDLQGTSNIGVIQGGNATNVVADHVRLQAEVRSHNKETIQTLVQRFEQAFHEATQEVTNDQGEQATVKFDGDLNYEPFVMPTESPNVTIASGVLKSLGLEPVHAIANGGLDANWMFRHGIPTVSLGCGQQNPHMTSERLNIPQFHTACEIALRIATGEDGAS from the coding sequence ATGCTATCGCCGACGCAACAAAAACGCGCGCTCGAACTTGTCCAAACCTTGATGGCCATTCCCGGAAAAAGTGGAGAAGAGGCCGAGGTGGCAGTTTTTGTTCGGGAGCAACTCTTATCCTCCGGCGTGCCGGCATCGGCCATGCAACACGACACGGCTCATACACGCTGCCCAGTGCCTGATAGTACGACCGGCAATCTTATTGTCCACTTGCCAGGCAATCGCAACGCACCGCGCCGAATGTTGATGGCACACATGGACACCGTACCGATTTGCGTCGGTTCGAGACCCACGCGTACCGAGGACTATTTGGTTCCTCAGGACAAACATACCGGGCTCGGGGCGGACGACCGAGCCGGCGTGGCGACGGTGCTATTCGCAGCAACCGAACTGCTGCAGCAGAACCTCCCTCATGGGCCACTAACGTTGCTGTTTACCGTGCAAGAAGAGATTGGCTTACAGGGAGCCAGGCACCTTGAAATCGCGCAGCTTGGCGAACCAGAACTGGCTTTCAACTGGGATGGTAGCGATCCCGTGAAACTTACCGTTGGAGCGATCGGTGGCTATCGCATGACCATCGACATCCACGGCAAAGCCAGCCACGCCGGGGTCGCTCCTCAAAAAGGAATCAGCGCCGTAACGATCGCCGGTGTTGCGATTGCCAAATTGCATCAAGCTGGGCTTTTGGGAAAAATTGACCTGGGTGACCTTCAAGGCACAAGCAACATCGGGGTAATCCAAGGTGGCAACGCAACCAATGTGGTGGCAGATCACGTTCGTCTGCAGGCGGAAGTTCGAAGCCACAACAAGGAAACCATCCAAACCCTGGTACAACGCTTTGAACAAGCATTTCACGAGGCCACCCAGGAAGTCACCAACGACCAAGGCGAACAAGCCACCGTCAAGTTCGACGGCGACCTCAACTACGAACCGTTCGTCATGCCGACCGAATCACCGAACGTGACGATCGCCTCAGGCGTATTGAAATCGCTCGGTCTCGAACCGGTGCATGCGATTGCCAATGGCGGTCTGGATGCCAACTGGATGTTTCGCCATGGCATCCCCACGGTCTCGCTAGGGTGCGGTCAGCAGAACCCTCACATGACCAGCGAAAGACTTAACATTCCTCAATTCCACACCGCTTGCGAAATAGCGCTGCGTATTGCTACCGGAGAAGATGGTGCCTCATGA
- a CDS encoding STAS domain-containing protein encodes MVNILRQSDITILEFGSEYENLEESNLGNVVQQIVEVVKHASPPLVVIDLAQTKSIGAFFIQFLIRIWKLIKKRGGHLVIAGINDDCLDVLKRSKIESLWQRYPNREQAMVALKEAWQA; translated from the coding sequence ATGGTCAATATTCTGCGCCAGAGCGATATAACGATTCTCGAATTTGGTTCAGAGTACGAGAATCTTGAAGAGTCCAATCTAGGCAACGTCGTTCAGCAGATCGTCGAAGTTGTCAAGCATGCCTCACCCCCTTTGGTTGTGATCGATTTGGCTCAAACCAAATCCATAGGGGCGTTCTTCATTCAGTTTCTGATTCGAATTTGGAAACTCATTAAGAAGCGTGGGGGACACTTGGTTATTGCTGGGATTAATGATGACTGCTTGGACGTGCTGAAACGTTCCAAGATCGAATCACTCTGGCAGCGATATCCAAACCGCGAACAGGCCATGGTTGCTCTTAAAGAAGCGTGGCAAGCCTAA
- a CDS encoding DUF7133 domain-containing protein, translating to MLTANKSLCVLLLVTVFAAQGRLALAQTPANQPQWIWAPQHQKDKIPESSCYFRKSINIKQMTGGQFMIAADDEYELWINGKKIAEDNNWRNRKRYDISQYLKIGDNVFAVQVRNTQGSSAGLLAEITIFGSNNQKVSFPSNASWKNDLRPFPLWQSTFYSDSRWGGSQEFGPADSTAPWATGKPHLASSGPPVPPEPTFAEKTKPSQRPIEAKPISTKKQPEVVVAPSAETSPEAKPAPEESRFRILPGFAIQEVLSAEKTGALISMTFNEFGNIIASKEGGDLMLLYDTNDDGIVDSMRTYNDTVKNIQGILPLNGDVFVVGEGSEGTGLYRLSDTDQDGKVEEVATLAKFNGAIGEHGPHALALGPDGLIYMVAGNDTRLDFDISETSPHRHFYEGDLVPRFEDPGGHAVGVKAPGGMVLRTDIEGQNIEVVAGGIRNAYDLAFNRNGDLFIHDSDMEWDEGLVWHRPTRIYQVAPGSDFGWRSGWAKWPNYYPDCVPPILETGAGSPTGVVIYDHFKYPAKYQNRLFVTDWANGRISTVELIKEGAGYTAQSEALLEGKPMNVTDLEVGPDGWVYFTTGGRGTEGGLYRIVYKGELSEGAQNLGEGIAQAIRYPQPQSAWGRQKIAEIQAGLGDSWSSQVQGVAIAEENPANYRTRALDLMQLYGPTPSLAMLLDLTKDDNDEVCQKAVALLINYPGEEATARLKELLTHDSSAVRAEVCETLAEINGKVTLEELRPLLTADDRREVYAARRLLETQPVADWIELALNADSAKLFNAGCVAALVAQPSREMAIQIAQRAQKRLDDYLSDDEFLSMLRVIQLAVHRGDLQDADVPGLADRIANEFPAGDHRMNRELIRTLAHFHVSNITDRYIAHLDSDIPAAERLNLAMHMSFISEGWTSEQKLKLLGHLESGLKIEGGEGLRGYIETSTKQFVKCLNPQEQYVALSLGHMWPNAALAVLFELPEKPSDEVLATLRMIDKELDGDETTVATRMRKGIVAILASNGSPQNMAYLREAFDREPERRASIAFGLAQQADGKNFPYLVKAIPVLEGNFATNVVQKLNQASQTEDDPQAIRQLIMLGLRLDDSGKQAVSQLLAKWTKETAARPSDTPEKQMTAWQEWFAESHPDLPEAQLVDVKSSNWNLDELLDFLTSEEYHGGDSAAGAMIFKKAQCAACHRMGSVGEAIGPDLTDIANRFQKKQILESVLFPSHVISDQYATKQLLTVDGKVLSGLVSTSPSGNYVVIDSQGNKFEVLLEDVEEMSPSKVSIMPSGLLDQLTAEEIGDLMTYLKANKQSQEERIAERPTRSAIR from the coding sequence ATGTTGACTGCCAACAAATCACTTTGCGTATTGCTTCTCGTCACCGTCTTCGCGGCACAGGGACGTCTTGCCCTGGCCCAGACACCGGCAAACCAACCGCAATGGATTTGGGCTCCGCAGCATCAAAAAGACAAAATACCGGAGTCTTCTTGCTATTTCCGCAAGAGCATCAACATCAAGCAAATGACCGGTGGTCAATTTATGATCGCCGCTGACGACGAATACGAGCTGTGGATCAACGGCAAAAAAATCGCAGAAGACAATAATTGGCGAAATCGAAAGCGGTACGACATATCGCAGTACCTCAAAATCGGCGACAACGTTTTTGCGGTTCAAGTTCGCAATACCCAGGGCAGCAGCGCCGGTTTGCTGGCGGAAATCACCATCTTTGGCTCGAACAACCAAAAGGTGAGCTTCCCTTCCAATGCGAGTTGGAAAAACGATTTACGTCCATTCCCGCTGTGGCAATCGACTTTCTATAGCGATTCGCGCTGGGGGGGATCGCAAGAGTTCGGTCCGGCTGACTCAACTGCGCCCTGGGCAACCGGCAAGCCGCACCTGGCTTCCTCTGGACCTCCGGTTCCGCCAGAGCCGACGTTCGCCGAGAAAACCAAACCGTCGCAACGCCCGATCGAAGCGAAGCCGATTTCAACCAAGAAACAACCAGAAGTCGTCGTCGCTCCTTCGGCTGAGACGTCGCCGGAAGCGAAGCCGGCTCCAGAAGAATCTCGCTTTCGCATCTTGCCGGGGTTTGCCATTCAAGAGGTGCTTTCGGCAGAGAAAACCGGCGCCCTTATCTCGATGACATTCAACGAATTCGGCAACATCATCGCCTCGAAAGAAGGGGGCGACCTGATGCTGCTGTACGATACCAACGACGACGGCATCGTCGATTCGATGCGGACCTACAACGATACCGTTAAGAACATCCAAGGCATCCTGCCTCTTAATGGCGATGTGTTTGTTGTCGGCGAAGGCTCGGAAGGAACCGGCCTCTACCGGCTGAGCGATACCGACCAAGATGGCAAGGTCGAGGAAGTCGCCACCCTGGCAAAGTTCAATGGAGCAATCGGGGAACATGGGCCGCACGCGTTGGCCTTGGGACCGGACGGCTTAATTTATATGGTCGCCGGTAACGATACCCGGCTCGACTTCGATATCTCGGAAACCAGCCCGCATCGCCACTTCTATGAAGGGGACCTCGTACCGCGCTTTGAGGACCCAGGCGGTCATGCGGTCGGAGTTAAAGCTCCCGGCGGGATGGTTTTGCGAACCGATATCGAAGGCCAAAACATCGAAGTTGTTGCGGGCGGTATTCGCAATGCCTACGACCTGGCATTCAATCGCAACGGCGATTTGTTCATCCACGATAGCGATATGGAATGGGACGAAGGGCTCGTCTGGCATCGCCCTACCCGGATTTACCAGGTTGCTCCTGGTTCCGATTTCGGCTGGCGAAGTGGCTGGGCGAAATGGCCAAATTACTATCCTGATTGCGTGCCACCCATTTTGGAAACCGGAGCAGGCTCGCCCACCGGTGTAGTGATTTACGATCACTTCAAGTATCCCGCTAAATATCAGAACCGCTTGTTTGTCACCGACTGGGCCAATGGTCGGATCAGTACCGTGGAATTGATCAAAGAAGGCGCTGGTTACACCGCCCAAAGCGAAGCGCTGCTCGAAGGGAAGCCGATGAACGTGACCGACCTGGAAGTCGGCCCGGATGGTTGGGTTTACTTCACGACCGGCGGTCGCGGTACAGAAGGTGGCTTGTACCGAATTGTCTACAAAGGCGAACTTTCGGAAGGGGCTCAGAACCTGGGCGAAGGCATTGCCCAAGCGATTCGTTATCCTCAACCACAAAGTGCCTGGGGCCGTCAGAAGATTGCTGAAATTCAAGCTGGCCTGGGTGATTCGTGGAGCTCACAAGTTCAAGGAGTTGCGATCGCGGAAGAGAATCCGGCCAACTATCGCACTCGCGCTTTGGATTTGATGCAACTGTACGGGCCAACGCCAAGTTTGGCGATGCTGCTGGACTTGACCAAGGACGATAACGACGAGGTTTGCCAAAAGGCGGTTGCACTGCTTATCAACTATCCTGGCGAAGAGGCCACCGCACGCTTGAAAGAGTTGTTGACGCACGATAGTTCCGCCGTGCGAGCAGAAGTGTGTGAAACGTTGGCTGAAATTAATGGCAAAGTCACTCTTGAAGAACTGCGTCCCCTACTGACCGCTGATGATCGTCGCGAAGTATATGCGGCGCGACGCTTGCTAGAAACGCAGCCGGTGGCTGATTGGATTGAACTGGCATTAAATGCCGATTCGGCCAAGCTGTTTAATGCTGGTTGTGTCGCAGCGCTGGTAGCTCAGCCTTCTCGGGAAATGGCAATTCAAATTGCTCAACGAGCTCAAAAGCGATTGGACGACTATCTAAGCGACGACGAATTTCTGTCGATGCTTCGTGTGATTCAGCTTGCCGTTCACCGAGGTGATCTGCAAGATGCCGACGTGCCAGGCCTGGCTGATCGGATCGCCAACGAGTTCCCCGCAGGCGATCATCGCATGAATCGCGAGCTGATTCGCACGTTGGCTCACTTCCATGTTTCCAATATCACTGACCGCTACATCGCTCATCTCGACAGCGACATCCCCGCAGCCGAACGGCTGAACCTGGCGATGCACATGTCGTTCATCAGCGAAGGCTGGACTAGCGAACAGAAGCTGAAGCTGCTGGGGCACTTGGAAAGCGGTTTGAAGATCGAAGGGGGAGAAGGACTGCGAGGCTATATCGAAACGAGTACCAAGCAGTTCGTCAAATGCCTCAACCCGCAAGAACAGTACGTCGCCTTGTCGCTGGGGCATATGTGGCCCAATGCCGCCTTGGCAGTCTTGTTTGAGTTGCCGGAAAAACCCAGCGATGAAGTATTGGCCACGTTGCGGATGATTGATAAAGAGCTTGATGGAGACGAAACGACGGTTGCCACGCGGATGCGAAAAGGGATTGTCGCGATCTTGGCCAGCAACGGCTCGCCACAGAATATGGCCTACCTCCGCGAAGCCTTCGACCGCGAACCAGAACGCCGGGCTTCGATTGCCTTTGGTTTGGCTCAGCAAGCGGATGGAAAGAACTTTCCATACCTTGTAAAAGCGATCCCCGTATTGGAAGGCAACTTCGCCACCAATGTCGTGCAGAAGCTAAACCAGGCTTCGCAAACCGAAGACGATCCTCAGGCAATTCGCCAGTTGATTATGCTGGGCTTGCGATTGGACGATTCGGGCAAGCAGGCGGTGAGCCAACTGTTGGCAAAGTGGACCAAAGAAACGGCGGCACGTCCTTCCGATACGCCCGAGAAACAAATGACAGCTTGGCAGGAATGGTTTGCTGAATCGCACCCTGACTTGCCGGAAGCTCAACTAGTAGACGTCAAATCAAGCAACTGGAATTTGGACGAACTGCTCGACTTCCTGACTTCCGAAGAATACCACGGAGGAGACTCAGCGGCTGGGGCGATGATCTTCAAGAAGGCTCAGTGTGCGGCTTGTCACCGGATGGGAAGCGTGGGAGAAGCGATCGGGCCCGATCTGACCGATATCGCCAATCGCTTCCAGAAGAAGCAGATTTTAGAGTCGGTGCTATTTCCTTCGCACGTGATCTCGGATCAGTACGCGACCAAGCAACTCTTGACGGTTGATGGCAAGGTACTTTCCGGACTCGTTTCGACCAGCCCGAGCGGCAATTATGTGGTGATCGACAGCCAAGGCAATAAGTTCGAAGTGTTGCTGGAAGATGTGGAAGAGATGTCACCTTCGAAGGTCAGCATCATGCCGTCTGGCTTGCTCGACCAACTTACGGCGGAAGAAATCGGCGACTTGATGACCTACCTCAAGGCGAACAAGCAAAGCCAAGAAGAGCGAATCGCTGAGCGTCCAACCCGTTCAGCGATTCGATAG
- a CDS encoding response regulator transcription factor — protein MMLAKSNSEQRFPRVLIVDDDDAIMRAVSRVLDTDESIQIVGQTTHAQAALAMAETVKPDVVLMDIHMHGLDPFLACLQIARVTNGHTKVLFYTGFPKDNYLDRCLAVGAAGIVSKHSESLRNLAFAIRHVAAGNTYFSPELDKRLTQREDGLPVSRLATLTEREVGVLRELALGRTQSEIADALDISERTVNKTVGDLKTKIDVQTINQMLIFAVNEGLVHPELIFVERPDQT, from the coding sequence ATGATGCTTGCGAAAAGCAATTCCGAACAACGTTTCCCCCGCGTCTTAATTGTTGACGACGACGATGCCATCATGCGCGCTGTTTCGCGCGTACTCGACACTGACGAATCGATTCAAATTGTGGGTCAAACCACCCACGCTCAGGCCGCGCTGGCAATGGCGGAAACCGTCAAACCGGATGTCGTTTTGATGGACATCCACATGCACGGGCTCGATCCCTTTCTGGCCTGTTTGCAGATCGCCCGGGTGACCAACGGGCACACGAAAGTTCTGTTCTATACCGGTTTTCCGAAAGACAACTACCTCGACCGCTGCTTAGCAGTCGGTGCTGCAGGAATCGTCTCGAAGCACTCCGAGTCGCTCCGAAATCTGGCCTTTGCCATTCGCCATGTGGCGGCCGGCAATACGTATTTCTCACCAGAACTCGACAAGCGTCTTACGCAACGAGAAGACGGACTTCCTGTTTCTCGCTTGGCTACACTAACCGAACGTGAAGTGGGTGTGCTTCGCGAATTGGCACTGGGGCGAACCCAGTCGGAAATCGCCGACGCCCTCGATATCAGCGAGCGGACCGTCAACAAAACAGTGGGCGACCTGAAAACTAAGATCGACGTGCAAACAATCAACCAGATGCTTATCTTCGCCGTCAACGAAGGTTTAGTGCATCCTGAGTTGATCTTCGTAGAACGTCCTGACCAGACGTAG
- a CDS encoding TIGR00730 family Rossman fold protein has protein sequence MNRFNDTDEDDLLPSSEDRRAIEINRLLDQIRQTADKLQRDAASRGDLKLLARSLKELRYAFKVFTPYRDMRKLTIFGSARTRPDHPNYITAVKFAEQMAQDGWLVITGAGSGIMEAGHRGAGRENAMGLNIVLPFEQQANPIIHGDDKLVNMKYFFTRKLMFVKECDAVVCLPGGFGTLDEAFEVLTLVQTGKRDPFPIVLLDAPGGTYWKKLDDFIRAALHDDEMISPEDFALYRVTDSVDEAVAEIEKFYKVYHSMRYVRNKLVIRLQKTISSSLLDAIRSEFHGLLSEGDFEIRSALAEEDEPEIESLPRLVFHFNRRDLGRLRILIDCLNDESLEPASRKFV, from the coding sequence TTGAATCGATTCAACGACACAGATGAAGATGACTTGTTGCCCTCGAGCGAAGACCGTCGCGCGATCGAGATCAATCGCTTGCTCGATCAGATTCGCCAGACTGCGGATAAACTGCAACGCGACGCTGCCAGCCGAGGAGATCTGAAGCTACTCGCACGCTCTCTCAAAGAGTTACGTTACGCTTTCAAAGTGTTTACTCCTTACCGAGACATGAGGAAGCTAACCATCTTTGGTTCCGCGCGAACCAGGCCCGATCATCCGAATTACATTACGGCTGTGAAGTTCGCGGAACAAATGGCGCAAGATGGCTGGCTGGTGATTACCGGTGCCGGTAGCGGGATCATGGAAGCAGGCCATCGCGGGGCAGGACGCGAGAACGCAATGGGCTTGAATATCGTGCTACCGTTCGAGCAACAAGCCAATCCCATTATTCATGGGGATGACAAGCTCGTTAACATGAAGTACTTCTTCACGCGGAAGTTGATGTTTGTCAAAGAATGCGACGCCGTGGTCTGCCTTCCTGGTGGGTTTGGAACGTTGGACGAGGCATTCGAAGTGCTTACGCTGGTGCAAACCGGTAAGCGAGATCCTTTCCCAATTGTTCTTCTTGATGCTCCCGGCGGAACCTATTGGAAGAAGCTTGATGATTTTATCCGCGCGGCCTTGCACGATGACGAAATGATCTCGCCGGAAGATTTCGCGTTGTACCGTGTCACCGATTCAGTCGACGAAGCGGTCGCCGAGATCGAGAAGTTTTACAAGGTCTATCACAGCATGCGGTACGTCCGCAACAAGCTGGTAATTCGCTTGCAGAAAACGATTAGCTCGTCTCTACTAGATGCCATTCGTTCGGAGTTTCACGGCTTGCTGAGCGAGGGGGATTTTGAAATTCGCTCGGCATTAGCGGAAGAGGACGAGCCAGAAATTGAATCTCTCCCACGTTTGGTTTTTCATTTTAATCGGCGAGATTTGGGAAGGCTCCGAATTCTGATCGATTGCCTCAACGACGAAAGCCTTGAGCCAGCATCTCGCAAATTCGTGTAG
- a CDS encoding (2Fe-2S)-binding protein, translating to MKPDDELCLCFHVTLRKVHNFCRIEKPRRASQLSECGGAGTGCGWCRPFLLRIFENQQHAEGNEIPDSEAYHRERATYLQERKSRKQNEDKPTPPGD from the coding sequence ATGAAACCAGATGACGAACTTTGCCTCTGTTTTCATGTAACGTTGCGGAAGGTACACAACTTCTGCCGCATCGAAAAACCAAGGCGCGCATCGCAACTCTCAGAGTGTGGCGGGGCTGGCACCGGTTGTGGCTGGTGTCGTCCGTTTCTATTACGGATCTTCGAGAACCAACAACATGCCGAGGGGAACGAGATACCGGACTCCGAGGCGTACCATCGCGAGCGCGCGACTTATCTACAAGAGCGGAAATCGCGCAAGCAAAACGAAGACAAACCAACACCCCCAGGCGATTAG
- a CDS encoding GGDEF domain-containing protein, producing MPEFTLFHAIQCGLFFGIGFLASTWLNLSGGQKSDEDIPETTLADEPSKTSEQDADLAEMLHSVVENVQSLADGMRTDVHKHSQSVERINNDLSEISGVEGVARVIAHLIEANRHLDTRLNVAENRLLEQSHQLRSHRVEARTDALTGLPNRRVFDEGLQRLFDNRQRLQEPGSLIMIDIDHFKEFNDRYGHPVGDACLQAVGEVIRQTVQPLGGIAVRYGGEEFAVLFPQTEIFDAKVAAQRINYKIEKLQVKLEQTKLAVTVSLGVAELFRDDTPKDWLGRADRALYDAKRRGRNRACWHDCHGCHEIPKGADPAWEAEEAGASSPRQEFLRDVDRRLAMFQRKQQPLGMFVVNIDPIDQRVAITQGDFKQIESGVHLAIKGLLRDMDHVCKLSKMQFGALLPGTDGTAAALVAERARKTIGQLQFETPNGVVQVTVTCGVTEAREGDNSKGLVSRAELCVKQGTEQGGNVIVRSQDKCDQATAEQESTTPVIAS from the coding sequence ATGCCTGAATTCACGTTATTCCACGCTATCCAATGTGGCTTGTTCTTCGGAATTGGCTTTCTGGCTTCTACTTGGCTTAACCTATCGGGAGGCCAGAAGTCGGATGAGGATATCCCAGAGACAACGTTGGCGGACGAGCCAAGCAAAACTAGCGAACAAGACGCCGACCTGGCGGAAATGTTGCACAGTGTCGTCGAGAATGTCCAGTCGCTGGCCGACGGGATGCGGACCGATGTGCATAAGCATTCGCAATCGGTTGAACGAATCAACAACGATTTAAGCGAGATCTCCGGCGTGGAAGGTGTCGCGCGAGTGATCGCTCACTTGATCGAAGCCAACCGGCATTTGGACACGCGATTGAACGTGGCAGAAAATCGCTTGCTCGAACAATCGCACCAGTTGCGTTCGCACCGGGTCGAAGCACGTACCGATGCGTTAACAGGCTTGCCGAACCGACGCGTTTTCGATGAAGGACTGCAGCGTTTGTTTGACAATCGCCAGCGTCTGCAAGAGCCAGGCTCGCTGATCATGATCGACATTGATCACTTCAAAGAGTTCAACGATCGCTATGGGCATCCGGTTGGCGATGCGTGTCTTCAAGCGGTCGGGGAAGTGATTCGTCAGACGGTTCAGCCGTTAGGTGGTATTGCTGTGCGATACGGCGGCGAGGAGTTTGCCGTGTTGTTTCCTCAGACCGAAATCTTCGACGCGAAGGTCGCCGCTCAGCGAATCAACTACAAAATTGAGAAGCTACAAGTCAAGCTCGAGCAGACGAAGCTTGCCGTCACAGTTAGCTTGGGGGTCGCCGAACTGTTTCGCGACGACACGCCCAAGGATTGGCTGGGGCGTGCTGATCGGGCGTTATACGACGCCAAACGACGTGGTCGCAATCGCGCATGCTGGCACGATTGCCACGGGTGCCACGAGATTCCCAAGGGGGCCGATCCTGCGTGGGAAGCGGAGGAGGCTGGAGCCTCGTCGCCTCGCCAGGAGTTTCTTCGTGACGTTGATCGCCGCTTGGCAATGTTTCAACGAAAGCAACAGCCACTTGGGATGTTTGTGGTAAACATCGATCCGATCGATCAACGCGTGGCAATCACGCAAGGCGACTTCAAGCAGATTGAATCAGGCGTGCATTTGGCGATCAAGGGTTTGCTTCGTGATATGGATCATGTTTGCAAATTATCGAAGATGCAATTCGGAGCGTTGTTGCCTGGCACGGACGGAACGGCTGCTGCTTTGGTGGCTGAACGGGCCCGTAAAACGATTGGCCAATTGCAATTCGAAACCCCCAATGGGGTTGTGCAGGTGACGGTGACTTGCGGTGTGACAGAAGCGCGTGAAGGGGACAACTCCAAAGGTCTTGTGTCACGTGCCGAGTTGTGTGTGAAGCAAGGGACCGAGCAAGGGGGAAACGTGATCGTGCGTTCTCAAGATAAGTGCGATCAGGCCACAGCTGAACAGGAATCCACTACCCCTGTGATAGCAAGCTAA